A genomic stretch from Halopiger aswanensis includes:
- a CDS encoding S49 family peptidase: protein MSGTTATIRDTLGTIARSYVTVVVVALLVGAAVAPMAWGATSSPDGTVAVIEMDRSITESVADGVTDDLREARENESIDAVVLQVDSPGGGVTASESLYLAVDRTAQEMPVIANVQSTGASGGYYMIAPSDEIYVSPSSTVGSIGVRATYTDMPMSEGMIATGPDKVGSNEAEIKRQVEKMKQTFIGSVMEHRGDDLELSETELSYAKTYTGMESVENGLADDIGDRDVAIGAAADQAGLEDYDVVEMERDSLSSGLILLEDGTTAEQPQSHEQTFGEYGNVNTPAFLALWGTVEGETVVETSQPADADATTPTAAQPADAEASTATDNTAAQHGGEGA from the coding sequence ATGAGCGGTACAACAGCTACAATCCGAGACACGCTCGGGACGATCGCACGGTCGTACGTGACGGTCGTCGTCGTCGCGCTGCTCGTCGGCGCGGCGGTCGCCCCGATGGCGTGGGGCGCGACGAGCAGTCCGGACGGGACAGTCGCAGTAATCGAGATGGACCGATCGATAACCGAGTCGGTCGCGGACGGCGTGACCGACGACCTACGAGAAGCGCGAGAAAACGAGTCGATCGACGCCGTCGTCCTCCAGGTCGATAGCCCGGGTGGCGGCGTGACCGCAAGCGAGAGCCTCTACCTGGCCGTCGATCGGACGGCCCAGGAGATGCCCGTCATCGCGAACGTCCAGTCGACCGGCGCGTCGGGCGGCTACTACATGATCGCGCCGAGCGACGAGATCTACGTCAGCCCGAGTTCGACGGTCGGCAGCATCGGCGTCCGAGCGACGTACACCGACATGCCGATGAGCGAGGGGATGATCGCGACCGGCCCGGACAAGGTCGGCTCGAACGAGGCCGAGATCAAGCGGCAAGTCGAGAAGATGAAACAGACGTTCATCGGGTCGGTGATGGAACACCGCGGCGACGACCTCGAGCTTAGCGAGACGGAACTCTCCTACGCGAAGACCTACACCGGCATGGAGAGCGTCGAGAACGGCCTCGCAGACGATATCGGCGACCGAGACGTCGCGATCGGCGCGGCCGCCGACCAGGCCGGCCTCGAGGACTACGACGTCGTCGAGATGGAACGCGACTCCCTGTCGTCGGGCCTGATTCTGCTCGAGGACGGAACGACGGCGGAACAGCCCCAGAGTCACGAACAGACCTTCGGCGAGTACGGCAACGTCAACACGCCCGCGTTCCTCGCGCTGTGGGGTACCGTCGAGGGCGAGACCGTCGTCGAGACGAGCCAGCCGGCGGACGCCGACGCGACGACGCCAACCGCGGCCCAGCCCGCGGACGCAGAGGCGAGTACGGCGACGGACAACACGGCCGCCCAGCACGGAGGTGAGGGAGCATGA
- a CDS encoding DUF4350 domain-containing protein, translating to MSSLRGRLAVFVLVVALSVSAVAGAGMITNQGSTERPTVEQRHLQPGATDVPALERGGEISFDDGTDKTVVIDVAHSNDVSRSDLQPVVSALTAEGHTVEYHAQEQSGFSDGPEVALAETLQDADALIVVDPGTRYSGAEADVVSEFADAGGRVMVAAGPETGGTATALLGSLTGITAAGGGEVESVSSPLGIAYDTGYLYDMENYETNYRTITATPAVNSTLTEGVDEIVLDAPTPVATEETTLLTTTATTEHSENRVADEYGVVARSGNTVAVGDTGFMATETHNIADNEVLIGNILEFLVTGDKASGAPSVPGEEPQPGAGAGAGAGAGAGAGAGTGTGGAGT from the coding sequence ATGAGCAGCCTTCGCGGTCGACTCGCGGTCTTCGTCCTCGTCGTCGCGCTCTCGGTGAGCGCCGTCGCCGGCGCCGGGATGATTACCAACCAGGGATCGACCGAGCGCCCGACGGTCGAGCAGAGACACCTCCAGCCCGGCGCGACCGACGTCCCCGCTCTCGAGCGAGGCGGCGAGATCAGCTTCGACGACGGTACCGACAAGACCGTCGTAATCGATGTCGCGCACTCGAACGACGTGTCCAGAAGCGACCTCCAGCCGGTCGTCTCGGCGCTGACGGCCGAGGGTCACACCGTCGAGTACCACGCACAGGAGCAGTCCGGCTTCAGCGACGGGCCCGAAGTCGCGCTCGCGGAGACGCTCCAGGACGCCGACGCGCTGATCGTCGTCGACCCCGGCACGCGGTACAGCGGCGCCGAAGCCGACGTCGTCTCCGAGTTCGCCGACGCCGGCGGCCGGGTGATGGTCGCGGCCGGACCGGAAACGGGCGGCACGGCGACGGCCCTCCTCGGGTCGCTCACCGGCATCACGGCAGCCGGTGGCGGCGAGGTCGAATCGGTCTCCTCGCCGCTCGGCATCGCCTACGACACCGGCTACCTCTACGACATGGAGAACTACGAGACCAACTACCGGACGATCACCGCGACGCCCGCGGTCAACTCGACGCTCACCGAGGGCGTCGACGAGATCGTCCTCGACGCGCCGACGCCGGTCGCCACGGAAGAGACTACTCTCCTCACGACGACGGCGACGACCGAACACTCCGAAAACCGTGTGGCCGACGAGTACGGCGTCGTCGCTCGCAGCGGCAACACCGTCGCGGTCGGCGATACCGGATTCATGGCCACCGAAACCCACAACATCGCCGACAACGAGGTGCTTATCGGCAACATCCTCGAGTTCCTCGTGACCGGCGATAAGGCGTCGGGAGCCCCGTCCGTGCCGGGTGAGGAGCCCCAGCCCGGAGCGGGTGCTGGCGCAGGTGCTGGCGCCGGTGCCGGTGCTGGTGCAGGGACCGGGACCGGTGGCGCCGGTACCTGA
- a CDS encoding AI-2E family transporter encodes MNLSRGYLLALVLLFAYLSWQLVTPFVQYVLAAILLAFVLYPGQRRLENHISSSIAAFILVVFAVLAFILPFVLIIALVAEDAAMMLESLDPSTFQLADIEEQIQAETGMSVNISETIAGSAEQIGTVALERTTEWFGVFTHALIGFGLALFLLYYLLKDGDDLLAWLRTTTPLPDDVQHDLYDELAEVMWAVLAGHVLIALIQGFIAGIGLFATGIPNAAFWTFIMIVLALIPLIGSFLVWGPAVGYLLLTGEPILAVALFAYSTVIVGASDDYLRPIVVDRYAKLNPAIIILGVLGGIYAFGVMGLFFGPVLLGALLATLSVVDEHYDRLGGDGTSDAT; translated from the coding sequence GTGAACCTCAGTCGCGGCTACCTGCTGGCGCTCGTCCTCCTCTTTGCGTACCTGTCGTGGCAACTCGTCACGCCGTTCGTCCAGTACGTCCTCGCCGCAATCCTGCTCGCGTTCGTCCTCTACCCCGGCCAGCGGCGCCTCGAGAACCACATTTCCTCGTCGATTGCCGCGTTCATCCTCGTCGTGTTCGCAGTGCTCGCGTTTATCCTTCCCTTCGTCCTCATCATCGCGCTGGTCGCCGAAGACGCCGCGATGATGCTCGAGTCGCTCGATCCGTCGACCTTCCAGCTGGCCGACATCGAGGAGCAAATCCAGGCGGAGACTGGGATGAGCGTCAACATCAGCGAAACTATCGCCGGCTCGGCGGAACAGATCGGTACCGTCGCGCTCGAGCGGACGACCGAGTGGTTCGGCGTCTTCACGCACGCGCTGATCGGCTTCGGCCTCGCGCTGTTCCTGCTGTACTACCTGCTCAAGGACGGCGACGACCTGCTGGCGTGGCTCCGGACGACGACGCCGCTGCCGGACGACGTCCAGCACGACCTCTACGACGAACTCGCGGAGGTCATGTGGGCGGTTCTGGCGGGTCACGTCCTGATCGCGCTCATCCAAGGGTTCATCGCCGGCATCGGCCTGTTCGCGACGGGGATTCCCAACGCGGCGTTCTGGACGTTCATCATGATCGTTCTCGCGTTGATTCCGCTGATCGGCTCGTTTCTGGTGTGGGGACCCGCCGTCGGCTACCTCCTGCTGACGGGCGAGCCGATTCTGGCCGTTGCGTTGTTCGCGTACAGTACCGTCATCGTCGGCGCCTCGGACGACTACCTCCGGCCGATCGTCGTCGATCGCTACGCCAAACTCAACCCCGCGATCATCATTCTCGGGGTCCTCGGCGGTATCTACGCGTTCGGCGTCATGGGACTGTTCTTCGGTCCCGTCCTGCTCGGCGCGCTGCTTGCGACCCTCTCGGTCGTCGACGAACACTACGACCGACTTGGCGGAGACGGAACGAGTGACGCGACCTAA
- a CDS encoding DUF547 domain-containing protein has protein sequence MSTQLDPLSLSGDLLYAVKTEGEIDPLRDRLATLDPDRLERAVATREGKLAFWLNCYNAYAQLRLEEEPGLLEGGRLDRWKFVARDRIPVAGTWLSLNDIEHGLLRSSKHPWGLGYLPRPLPSSFEQRFRLEECDPRVHFALTRGIESRPPITVYSPADVDDDLDIDVEWFLEETVEYDADENVASVPKLFRWYRGDFGGKRGIVSFLREYNAIPGDARPAFEYEAANQTLDVDLDGDVEVDDLRP, from the coding sequence ATGTCGACTCAGCTCGATCCCCTCTCCCTCTCGGGCGATCTCCTCTACGCGGTCAAGACCGAAGGCGAGATCGACCCGCTCCGCGATCGGCTGGCGACGCTCGACCCCGACCGACTCGAGCGGGCAGTGGCGACTCGCGAGGGGAAACTCGCCTTCTGGCTCAACTGCTATAACGCCTACGCCCAGTTGCGCCTGGAGGAAGAACCGGGGCTGCTCGAGGGCGGACGACTCGATCGCTGGAAGTTCGTCGCCCGCGATCGGATCCCCGTCGCCGGGACGTGGCTGAGTCTCAACGACATCGAACACGGCCTGTTGCGCAGTTCGAAGCACCCGTGGGGACTGGGCTACCTGCCGCGCCCGTTGCCGTCGTCGTTCGAGCAGCGGTTCCGACTCGAGGAGTGTGATCCGCGGGTCCACTTCGCGCTGACCCGCGGGATCGAGAGCCGGCCGCCGATCACGGTCTACTCGCCGGCCGACGTCGACGACGATCTCGATATCGACGTCGAGTGGTTTCTCGAGGAGACCGTCGAGTACGATGCCGACGAGAACGTCGCCTCGGTTCCGAAGCTCTTCCGATGGTACCGCGGCGATTTCGGCGGGAAGCGCGGCATCGTTTCGTTTCTCCGGGAGTACAACGCGATTCCGGGGGACGCGCGGCCGGCGTTCGAGTACGAGGCGGCGAACCAAACGCTCGACGTGGATCTCGACGGCGACGTGGAAGTCGACGATCTGCGGCCGTAG
- a CDS encoding amphi-Trp domain-containing protein: MADDPDPDPDRDSDRADRDADDDSTPPATVDLEFERAYDRADLATVFRSFAAALEDGSPVRLDGDEESAIVAVPSRVVAEFEAERDPEDEPPVAELGVDLEWDDPDGSSVRLASDAEADREDAVVLAGAERTGEESTTDSAMATMPPEGVAGTDTDSDDAAPESTADGVSTDEQAAPPEQDAGEQTSSSGRTSRFEVYQDRADEWRWRLVHWNGNIVADSGEGYTTRSNAKRAARSVMRTAPTARVTDRDANEN; encoded by the coding sequence ATGGCCGACGATCCAGACCCAGATCCAGACCGAGATTCGGACCGAGCGGACCGGGATGCTGACGACGATTCGACCCCACCGGCGACGGTCGACCTCGAGTTCGAGCGCGCCTACGACCGCGCGGACCTCGCGACCGTCTTCCGATCGTTCGCAGCCGCGCTCGAGGACGGCTCTCCCGTCCGCCTCGACGGCGACGAGGAGAGCGCCATCGTCGCAGTCCCGTCGCGCGTCGTCGCCGAGTTCGAGGCCGAGCGCGACCCCGAGGACGAGCCGCCGGTCGCCGAACTGGGGGTCGATCTCGAGTGGGACGATCCCGACGGCTCGAGCGTCCGACTCGCCTCGGACGCGGAAGCCGACCGCGAGGATGCCGTCGTGCTCGCCGGTGCGGAGCGGACCGGCGAGGAGTCGACGACCGATTCGGCGATGGCGACGATGCCGCCGGAGGGCGTCGCCGGAACGGATACCGATTCCGACGATGCCGCCCCCGAGTCGACCGCTGACGGTGTATCAACGGACGAGCAGGCGGCACCTCCCGAGCAGGACGCGGGCGAGCAAACGTCCTCGAGCGGCCGCACCAGCCGATTCGAGGTGTATCAGGACCGGGCCGACGAGTGGCGCTGGCGGCTGGTCCACTGGAACGGCAACATCGTCGCCGACAGCGGCGAAGGGTACACGACGCGGAGCAACGCCAAGCGCGCCGCACGAAGCGTCATGCGGACGGCACCGACCGCGCGGGTCACGGACCGCGACGCGAACGAAAACTGA
- a CDS encoding HNH endonuclease — translation MTSRERDRESEWRGDRAAVLERDDRTCRRCGADGDGDADDPSSLRCYPVGDVPLEGAVHESALVTVCSSCFTALRNPVPAEPIRPNGEELFDLARETTQRQGVTVSAVASFASLATSLPGELAAAGADADGGAATDDESATDPDGGDDDGAASASDPVSEYVTARREVLLAIDSVPSRLERLSAVEQGAIRGDLVDPLEELVDAATRLQTELGEIVARSETVAASLDRCHGCLEPLDENAERCSVCDLERRDATEWTRDDGTVAFEPLFTAINETLQDAAGTTEALTESAATLAEGLRGT, via the coding sequence GTGACTTCCCGCGAACGCGACCGCGAATCCGAGTGGCGCGGCGACCGCGCCGCCGTGCTCGAGCGAGACGACCGCACCTGTCGCCGCTGCGGCGCCGACGGCGACGGCGACGCCGACGATCCGTCGTCGCTTCGATGCTACCCCGTCGGCGACGTCCCGCTCGAAGGAGCGGTCCACGAGAGCGCCCTCGTCACCGTCTGTTCGTCGTGTTTCACCGCCCTGCGGAACCCGGTCCCGGCCGAACCGATCCGTCCGAACGGCGAGGAACTCTTCGATCTCGCCCGCGAGACGACCCAGCGCCAGGGCGTGACCGTCTCGGCGGTCGCCTCCTTCGCCTCGCTGGCGACCTCGCTCCCCGGTGAACTCGCGGCTGCAGGGGCGGATGCGGATGGCGGTGCAGCTACGGACGACGAGTCAGCAACCGACCCCGACGGGGGAGACGACGACGGCGCAGCGAGCGCGAGCGACCCCGTCAGCGAATACGTCACCGCCCGACGCGAGGTACTGCTCGCGATCGATTCCGTCCCCTCCCGCCTCGAGCGCCTCTCAGCCGTCGAGCAGGGGGCGATTCGGGGCGACCTCGTCGACCCGCTCGAGGAACTCGTCGACGCCGCGACGCGACTGCAGACCGAACTCGGCGAAATCGTCGCGCGGTCCGAAACCGTCGCCGCGAGTCTCGATCGGTGTCACGGCTGTCTCGAGCCGCTGGACGAGAACGCCGAGCGCTGTTCGGTCTGCGACCTCGAGCGCCGAGACGCGACGGAGTGGACGCGCGACGACGGAACGGTCGCGTTCGAACCCCTTTTCACGGCGATCAACGAGACGCTACAGGACGCCGCCGGGACGACCGAGGCGCTCACCGAGTCCGCTGCGACGCTGGCCGAGGGACTGCGCGGCACGTGA
- a CDS encoding nucleoside phosphorylase, with protein sequence MGTQPHLLVEEGDLNDIALIPGDPGRVDRIADHCDEAETVAQNREYKLVNATYEGRDLTICSTGIGCPSAAIAIEEMANVGVETFVRVGTTGALQSDIEIGDMIVATGAAKNEGTSKRYEDAEYPAVPDYDVLSALVDSAEANDEDVHVGPIASDDAFYAETDEYVADWEDAGLLCVEMEAAAVFTLARRKGLRAGAICTVDGNLVEGTQKGTDTEDDELPDKAKNNVGRAIDIALEAATEL encoded by the coding sequence ATGGGAACGCAACCGCACTTGCTCGTCGAAGAGGGAGACCTGAACGATATCGCGCTCATTCCCGGCGATCCGGGACGGGTCGACCGCATCGCCGACCACTGCGACGAGGCCGAGACGGTCGCACAGAACCGCGAGTACAAGCTCGTCAACGCGACCTACGAGGGTCGGGACCTGACGATCTGCTCGACCGGGATCGGCTGTCCGTCCGCGGCGATCGCGATCGAGGAGATGGCCAACGTCGGCGTCGAGACGTTCGTCCGCGTCGGGACGACCGGTGCCCTCCAGTCGGACATCGAGATCGGCGACATGATCGTCGCGACCGGCGCCGCCAAGAACGAGGGGACCTCGAAGCGCTACGAGGACGCCGAGTACCCCGCCGTGCCGGACTACGACGTCCTCTCGGCCCTGGTCGACTCCGCAGAGGCCAACGACGAGGACGTCCACGTCGGCCCGATCGCCTCCGACGACGCCTTCTACGCCGAGACCGACGAGTACGTCGCCGACTGGGAGGACGCGGGCCTGCTCTGCGTCGAGATGGAGGCCGCCGCCGTCTTCACGCTCGCCCGACGCAAGGGACTGCGCGCCGGCGCGATCTGTACCGTCGACGGCAACCTCGTCGAAGGCACGCAGAAGGGGACCGACACCGAGGACGACGAACTGCCCGACAAGGCCAAGAACAACGTCGGCCGCGCGATCGACATCGCGCTCGAGGCCGCGACGGAGCTGTAA
- a CDS encoding HalOD1 output domain-containing protein — protein sequence MTDGRIRESDERQCGRRVRYERPAGEPPSIAAATALAQYNDEDVTAASTQLYDYVDPEALDALFDDTCSRGSRSVAVVEFDVDGARVTVRPDRVEVAPN from the coding sequence ATGACGGATGGAAGGATACGCGAGTCCGACGAACGCCAGTGCGGTCGGCGGGTTCGATACGAACGACCTGCAGGGGAGCCGCCGAGCATCGCCGCCGCGACGGCACTGGCACAATACAACGACGAAGACGTCACTGCGGCCAGCACGCAACTGTACGATTACGTCGATCCGGAAGCGCTCGACGCCTTGTTCGACGATACGTGCAGTCGCGGTAGCCGCTCGGTCGCAGTCGTCGAGTTCGACGTCGACGGGGCACGAGTGACCGTTCGCCCCGATCGCGTCGAGGTCGCCCCGAACTGA
- a CDS encoding carbohydrate kinase family protein has translation MVRVLSAGHVNWDVTLRVDRLPEADGEASIRSQRQSGGGSAANVAAALAGLEIDTGLIGSVGDDDNGVLARRELESAGVDLEGVRIVEAGQTAVKYLLVDDDGEVAVLGNDGVNEAVGPEEIDERRIRAADHVHLTSQRPDTAAAIAETATEAGVTVSFDPGRRLGDRDYGEALAAADVLFANDRELAALLEDEYEYVGSDFDDRIVAVKHGSDGAEVHTPTGSYVHPGFDVDAVDTAGAGDAFAAGFIATWLTDGDVERALEYANACGALTAGREGARSAPTAETVAAFLDERFD, from the coding sequence ATGGTACGGGTACTCTCCGCCGGTCACGTTAACTGGGACGTGACCCTCCGCGTCGATCGGCTCCCGGAAGCCGACGGCGAGGCGTCGATCCGCTCGCAACGTCAGTCCGGCGGCGGCAGCGCGGCCAACGTCGCCGCCGCCCTCGCCGGCCTCGAGATCGACACCGGCCTGATCGGCAGCGTCGGCGACGACGACAACGGCGTCCTCGCGCGCCGCGAACTCGAGTCCGCTGGCGTCGACCTCGAGGGCGTCCGCATCGTCGAGGCGGGGCAGACGGCCGTCAAGTATCTGCTCGTCGACGACGACGGCGAGGTCGCGGTACTGGGCAACGACGGCGTCAACGAGGCCGTCGGACCGGAAGAGATCGACGAGCGTCGGATTCGAGCCGCCGACCACGTTCACCTCACGAGCCAGCGTCCCGACACCGCCGCTGCAATCGCCGAAACGGCCACCGAGGCCGGCGTCACCGTCAGCTTCGATCCCGGTCGTCGGCTCGGCGACCGCGACTACGGCGAGGCGCTCGCGGCCGCGGACGTCCTCTTCGCGAACGACCGCGAACTCGCCGCCTTGCTCGAGGACGAGTACGAGTACGTCGGCTCCGACTTCGACGATCGGATCGTCGCCGTCAAGCACGGCTCCGACGGCGCGGAGGTGCACACGCCGACCGGCTCGTACGTCCACCCGGGATTCGACGTCGACGCCGTCGATACGGCCGGTGCCGGGGACGCCTTCGCGGCCGGCTTCATCGCGACGTGGCTCACCGACGGCGACGTCGAACGCGCCCTCGAGTACGCAAACGCCTGCGGCGCGCTGACGGCCGGTCGAGAGGGAGCACGCAGTGCGCCGACGGCGGAGACGGTCGCGGCGTTTCTCGACGAGCGGTTTGATTAA
- a CDS encoding DUF63 family protein produces the protein MVLPEGFTLPPWYLLVPLLVVLGGTLALLWALEPPVTDRTVVAFAPWMMFGSTLHVLYRLEAYPDNIAVLFTSPSVYLVTAIIAGLVWVVGIFLQAGGLQPTIERVVGTAGTGFFVVFAMFTVISSWNSGSFDPFWPVIAVVIAGVVTAVAWVALGLWFTDVAATTGATGALVVFGQTIDGVSTAVGYAVLGSSEEVPLSRAILELGESLPTAEYIGAGWLFVLVKVVLALVVLGLFKEYVEEEPRQARTILGLLAAIGLGPGIHNTLLFMVT, from the coding sequence ATGGTATTACCAGAGGGGTTTACCCTCCCGCCGTGGTACCTTCTCGTTCCGCTGCTCGTGGTGCTCGGCGGCACGCTCGCCCTGCTGTGGGCGCTCGAGCCGCCGGTCACCGATCGGACGGTCGTCGCGTTCGCGCCGTGGATGATGTTCGGATCGACGCTGCACGTCCTCTACCGACTCGAGGCCTATCCCGACAATATCGCGGTGCTGTTTACGTCGCCGAGCGTCTACCTCGTGACCGCGATCATCGCCGGACTAGTCTGGGTCGTCGGCATCTTCCTGCAGGCGGGCGGCCTCCAGCCGACGATCGAGCGAGTCGTCGGCACCGCGGGCACCGGCTTCTTCGTCGTCTTCGCGATGTTTACGGTTATCAGTAGCTGGAACTCGGGGTCGTTCGATCCGTTCTGGCCCGTCATCGCCGTCGTCATCGCCGGCGTCGTGACCGCCGTCGCGTGGGTTGCGCTCGGCCTCTGGTTTACGGACGTCGCCGCGACGACGGGTGCGACCGGCGCCTTAGTCGTCTTCGGGCAAACGATCGACGGCGTCTCGACCGCGGTCGGTTACGCCGTACTGGGGTCCAGCGAGGAGGTCCCGCTCTCCCGGGCCATCCTCGAGCTCGGCGAGTCGCTGCCGACCGCCGAGTACATCGGCGCCGGCTGGCTGTTCGTCCTCGTGAAGGTCGTCCTCGCGCTGGTCGTCCTCGGCCTGTTCAAGGAGTACGTCGAGGAGGAACCCCGACAGGCGCGGACGATCCTCGGCCTGCTGGCCGCGATCGGCCTCGGTCCGGGGATTCACAACACGCTGCTGTTCATGGTCACGTAA
- a CDS encoding ribose 1,5-bisphosphate isomerase, whose translation MDSDQPDTDVTVAPAVAETADDIAEMRIRGAATIADAAAEALATQAERSEAETPAAFREQLRAAARTLYETRPTAVSLPNALRYVLRGMEGETVAELRRATTARAAEFREDLEQAQATLGEIGANRLRDGDVVMTHCHSTDALSCIKAALEDGKHIEAIVKETRPRKQGHITARQLRELGVPVTLIVDNAARRYLDDADHVLVGADSIAADGSVINKIGTSGLAVNARERGVPVMVAAQTIKLHPDTMTGHTVAIEMRDEHEVLPADERAEIVGDATESVAGDAVDSSTESAADDGLTVENPAFDVTPPRHVDAIVTERGQFPPESIVTLMRELFGETTDEPWEQGRSRDR comes from the coding sequence ATGGACTCGGATCAGCCCGACACCGACGTCACCGTCGCCCCGGCCGTCGCCGAAACTGCAGACGACATCGCGGAGATGCGGATCCGCGGCGCGGCGACCATCGCCGACGCGGCCGCCGAGGCGCTGGCCACGCAGGCCGAGCGCTCCGAGGCGGAGACGCCGGCCGCCTTCCGCGAGCAGTTGCGGGCCGCCGCCCGAACCCTCTACGAGACGCGTCCGACCGCGGTCAGCCTCCCGAACGCCCTGCGGTACGTCCTTCGGGGCATGGAGGGCGAGACCGTCGCCGAACTGCGGCGGGCCACGACCGCGCGCGCTGCGGAGTTCCGGGAGGACTTGGAGCAGGCCCAGGCGACCCTCGGCGAGATCGGCGCCAACCGCCTGCGCGACGGCGACGTCGTGATGACCCACTGCCACTCGACGGACGCCCTCTCGTGTATCAAGGCCGCCCTCGAGGACGGCAAACACATCGAGGCGATCGTCAAGGAAACCCGGCCCAGAAAGCAGGGCCACATCACGGCCCGGCAGCTGCGCGAGCTCGGCGTGCCGGTCACGCTGATCGTCGACAACGCAGCCCGCCGGTATCTGGACGACGCGGACCACGTACTGGTCGGCGCGGACAGCATCGCCGCCGACGGCAGCGTCATCAACAAGATCGGTACCAGCGGCCTGGCGGTCAACGCCCGCGAGCGCGGCGTCCCGGTGATGGTCGCGGCCCAGACGATCAAACTCCACCCCGACACGATGACGGGCCACACCGTCGCGATCGAGATGCGCGACGAGCACGAGGTGCTGCCGGCGGACGAGCGAGCGGAGATCGTCGGCGACGCCACCGAGTCGGTCGCCGGAGACGCCGTGGACTCGAGCACCGAATCCGCCGCGGACGACGGGCTCACCGTCGAGAACCCCGCCTTCGACGTTACCCCGCCGCGACACGTCGACGCGATCGTCACCGAGCGCGGTCAGTTCCCGCCCGAGAGCATCGTGACCCTGATGCGCGAGCTGTTCGGCGAGACGACCGACGAGCCCTGGGAACAGGGCCGAAGCCGGGACCGCTGA
- the deoC gene encoding deoxyribose-phosphate aldolase — protein MERSELAPLIDHTVLGPETTTADVRTVLDEADEYGMNACIPPYAVEEAADYAPDVTLATVIGFPQGQNEPELKRREGVRAWQAGADELDVVINVGRLKAGEDDVVRAELAEIVAAVPIPVKVIIETALLSDAEKRRACEAAVAADAAMVKTSTGFADGGAELEDVELMSEYLPVKASGGVGSYEEAMAMLEASAERIGASSGVEILEGAPESATENR, from the coding sequence ATGGAACGGAGCGAACTCGCCCCGCTGATCGATCACACCGTCCTCGGCCCGGAGACGACGACCGCCGACGTCCGGACGGTGCTCGACGAGGCCGACGAGTACGGGATGAACGCCTGCATCCCGCCCTACGCCGTCGAGGAGGCAGCCGACTACGCGCCCGACGTCACGCTCGCGACGGTGATCGGCTTTCCCCAGGGCCAGAACGAACCCGAACTCAAGCGCCGCGAGGGCGTCCGCGCCTGGCAGGCCGGCGCGGACGAACTCGACGTCGTCATCAACGTCGGACGGCTCAAGGCCGGCGAAGACGACGTCGTCCGCGCCGAACTCGCCGAGATCGTCGCCGCGGTACCGATCCCCGTCAAGGTCATCATCGAGACGGCGCTGCTCTCCGACGCGGAGAAACGCCGGGCCTGCGAGGCCGCCGTCGCGGCCGACGCGGCGATGGTCAAGACGTCGACCGGCTTCGCCGACGGCGGCGCCGAACTCGAGGACGTCGAACTCATGAGCGAGTACCTCCCCGTCAAGGCCAGCGGCGGCGTCGGCAGCTACGAGGAGGCGATGGCCATGCTCGAGGCCAGCGCCGAACGGATCGGGGCCTCGAGCGGCGTGGAAATTCTCGAGGGCGCACCGGAATCGGCGACCGAGAATCGGTAG
- a CDS encoding DUF7344 domain-containing protein, translating to MAGEKTTDEVFDALAAAQRRRLLFALLDDAPQHVTELSGVPWSIPKSEADTIAEHHRHLPKLDESGFIDWDREEQVITKGPRFDEIEPVLECLNDRRDELPIELL from the coding sequence ATGGCCGGGGAGAAGACGACGGACGAGGTATTCGACGCACTGGCTGCCGCACAACGACGCCGACTGTTGTTCGCGTTACTGGACGATGCGCCGCAACACGTCACGGAACTGTCCGGCGTTCCGTGGTCGATTCCCAAATCCGAAGCGGACACGATCGCCGAGCACCACCGTCATCTTCCGAAACTGGACGAGTCCGGATTCATCGACTGGGACCGGGAGGAACAGGTCATCACGAAGGGACCGCGGTTCGACGAGATCGAACCGGTCCTCGAGTGTCTCAACGATCGACGCGACGAACTCCCGATCGAACTGTTGTAA